One stretch of Maylandia zebra isolate NMK-2024a linkage group LG13, Mzebra_GT3a, whole genome shotgun sequence DNA includes these proteins:
- the LOC101467909 gene encoding rho GTPase-activating protein 19: protein MKMAAENGSPNNHKLERKETKCNVFISQEKPNQPVIFNPDFFVERLRHEHPQAFTELVLSNITRMIDLPGDEFAQLTGDSEPRVPSSSGFLRSFNFLKRKDKGVVFGAPLTEEGIAQIYQLIEYLNKNLHVEGLFRVPGHSLRQAALREMLNTGAEIDLETGDFHPNDAATLLKAYLGELPEPLLTHRHYHAHLKIGELTRFDDQGDKTNVPDKERQIEAFQLLFMLLPSANRSLLKLLFDLLHSTARNQHSNKMSAINLAKMFAPHIIWPKNVMASDLQGDIEKLNNGIAFLIRHSQKLFKAPAYIKEYARLYFTGSKALQSNDDLTLCSGAKEGPMTAVTVASPSPSITTVTSDTQNYTESALRELYQQVSSMPESAKKKKLIRQIEKQTPSAESRAPFSRRHWRSRSWGGIIKKKVFGSQMLAEKENGRPQTHLPSCSADGQD from the exons ATGAAGATGGCGGCTGAAAATGGTTCCCCAAACAATCACAAACTCGAAAGAAA GGAGACAAAATGCAATGTGTTTATCAGTCAGGAAAAGCCGAACCAGCCTGTCATCTTTAACCCGGACTTCTTCGTGGAGCGGCTGAGACATGAACATCCGCAGGCTTTCACGGAGCTGGTACTTAGCAACATCACTCGAATGATAGATCTGCCTGGGGACGAGTTTGCCCAGCTTACTGGAGACTCGGAGCCTAGAGTCCCCTCATCCAGCGGCTTTCTACGCTCCTTTAACTTCCTGAAACGGAAAG ACAAAGGAGTCGTTTTTGGTGCACCATTAACTGAAGAAGGAATCGCACAGATCTATCAGCTCATCGAGTACCTGAATAAAA ACCTTCATGTGGAGGGGCTGTTTCGTGTGCCAGGCCACAGCTTAAGGCAGGCAGCCCTGAGGGAGATGCTGAACACTGGGGCAGAGATAGATCTAGAGACAGGCGATTTCCACCCCAATGATGCCGCAACATTGCTCAAGGCCTACTTGGGAGAGCTTCCAGAGCCTCTGTTGACACACAGACACTATCATGCTCATCTGAAGATTGGAG AGTTGACTCGCTTTGATGATCAAGGGGATAAGACAAATGTGCCAGATAAGGAACGCCAGATCGAGGCGTTTCAGCTCCTGTTTATGCTTCTCCCATCTGCCAACCGGAGCTTGTTGAAGCTGCTGTTTGATTTACTGCACAGCACAGCTCGCAATCAGCACTCCAACAAGATGTCTGCTATCAATTTAGCCAAGATGTTTGCTCCACACATCATCTGGCCCAAAAAT GTAATGGCAAGTGATCTTCAGGGAGACATAGAAAAACTCAATAATGGCATAGCATTCCTTATTAGACACTCACAAAAACTGTTCAAG GCGCCTGCGTATATCAAAGAATATGCCCGCTTGTACTTCACAGGATCAAAAGCTCTTCAGTCAAAT GATGACTTGACTCTCTGTTCTGGGGCCAAAGAGGGCCCTATGACTGCAGTGACAGTGGCCTCCCCTTCTCCCTCCATAACAACAGTCACATCTGATACTCAGAATTACACTGAATCAGCCCTCAGAGAGCTTTACCAGCAAGTCAGCAGCATGCCAGAGtctgccaaaaagaaaaaactcatcAGACAG ATCGAGAAACAGACACCCTCAGCAGAGTCTCGGGCACCATTCAGCAGGAGGCACTGGCGTTCACGCTCTTGGGGTGGAATAATAAAG AAGAAAGTGTTTGGAAGCCAAATGTTAGCTGAGAAAGAAAATggcagaccacagactcatctACCCAGCTGCTCTGCTGATGGACAG GATTAA